A portion of the Oncorhynchus gorbuscha isolate QuinsamMale2020 ecotype Even-year linkage group LG19, OgorEven_v1.0, whole genome shotgun sequence genome contains these proteins:
- the LOC124004620 gene encoding EF-hand domain-containing protein D2-like isoform X2: MELKLMMEKLGAPQTHLGLKNMIREVDEDFDSKLSYREFLLIFRRAATGELQEESGLVALARLSEIDVSTEGVMGARDFFEAKVQALKVGSKFEAEIREEQEEMKRQALDRKQRRAAFKELQSAFCS, translated from the exons ATGGAGCTGAAGCTGATGATGGAGAAGCTGGGAGCTCCTCAGACCCACCTGGGCCTCAAGAACATGATCAGGGAGGTGGATGAGGACTTCGACAGCAAGCTGAGctacagagag ttccTGCTGATCTTCAGGCGAGCAGCGACAGGCGAGCTGCAGGAGGAGAGCGGTCTGGTGGCTCTGGCCAGACTGTCTGAGATAGATGTCTCCACAGAGGGAGTCATGGGGGCACGGGACTTCTTCGAGGCTAAG GTGCAAGCTCTAAAGGTGGGCAGTAAGTTTGAGGCTGAGATccgagaggagcaggaggaaatGAAGAGGCAGGCGCTTGATAGGAAACAGAGACGGGCTGCCTTCAAAGAGCTGCAATCTGCCTTCTGCTCATAA